A DNA window from Bradyrhizobium barranii subsp. barranii contains the following coding sequences:
- a CDS encoding phosphorylase family protein, translated as MRADRKWVERNLGFDPITTPPPPDTFAVKRVAKGAVKKSAKVTTEDFRREIIDFDSESSEGREFMAFSTSTGLSRFTDIAWPKGLAPQTGPKPKGNGKGPLPRADVLVVTWTVDEGHALSRVLTPGKDSRNDYLPYTHNYAAISKKMRNGCPAKELKRLGTYWTTTIGKKKVVIFKSDSHMSQDGPQLPNIDVWRQIITEVQPTLVITTGTAGGIGKEFEVGDVVVSPIVRFDCLSKFKKQPFAQEHFSSRSAVTKKFAQAKTLFKANAGQLPKDNTRAPKIFVVKPSGLSSSVVTTDFFGFDTSDDHFHLQGLGDVSEMGDAILGLVAQEMGDKAPRWLAIRNVSDPQIKAEGTLQQQEQIAAQIYKGFGRWSTVCSAITCWASIAAEP; from the coding sequence ATGCGTGCTGACCGCAAATGGGTTGAGAGAAATCTCGGTTTCGATCCGATCACGACGCCACCCCCGCCCGACACCTTCGCGGTGAAACGCGTGGCCAAGGGCGCGGTGAAGAAATCCGCGAAGGTCACGACCGAGGACTTTCGGCGCGAGATCATCGATTTCGATTCCGAATCGAGCGAGGGCCGCGAGTTCATGGCCTTCTCGACCTCGACCGGGCTGTCGCGCTTCACCGACATTGCCTGGCCGAAAGGGCTGGCGCCGCAAACTGGGCCGAAGCCGAAGGGCAACGGCAAGGGACCGCTGCCGCGCGCCGACGTGCTGGTCGTGACCTGGACCGTCGACGAAGGGCACGCCCTCAGCCGCGTGCTGACGCCGGGCAAGGACTCCCGCAACGATTACCTACCCTACACGCACAATTACGCGGCCATCTCCAAGAAGATGCGCAACGGCTGTCCGGCCAAGGAGCTGAAACGGCTCGGCACCTACTGGACCACCACGATCGGCAAGAAGAAGGTCGTGATCTTCAAATCCGATTCGCACATGTCGCAGGACGGCCCGCAGCTGCCGAACATCGACGTCTGGCGCCAGATCATCACCGAGGTGCAGCCGACGCTCGTCATCACCACGGGCACGGCCGGCGGCATCGGCAAGGAATTCGAGGTCGGCGACGTCGTCGTCAGCCCGATCGTTCGCTTCGACTGCCTATCGAAGTTCAAGAAGCAGCCGTTCGCGCAGGAGCATTTTTCCAGCAGATCCGCCGTGACGAAGAAGTTCGCGCAGGCCAAGACGCTGTTCAAGGCCAATGCCGGGCAATTGCCGAAGGACAATACAAGGGCGCCGAAGATCTTCGTCGTGAAGCCGAGCGGCCTGTCCTCCTCCGTGGTCACCACCGACTTCTTCGGCTTCGACACCTCGGACGACCACTTCCATCTCCAGGGGCTCGGCGACGTCTCGGAAATGGGCGATGCCATCCTTGGCCTGGTCGCGCAGGAGATGGGCGACAAGGCGCCGCGCTGGCTCGCGATCCGCAACGTCTCCGATCCGCAGATCAAGGCCGAAGGCACCCTGCAGCAGCAGGAGCAGATCGCCGCCCAGATCTACAAGGGGTTCGGCCGCTGGAGCACGGTCTGTAGCGCCATCACCTGCTGGGCCAGCATCGCGGCGGAGCCTTGA
- a CDS encoding S8 family serine peptidase: MAQITINGITIDPSAPHAERAALSLDHANAKESDYIIVQTNQPLNAERRGQLAKAGAEILEAVPGSAVICHFPAAGLDKVRKLPFVTWADLYPGIVKIAPALRNLHTQPGGVAAARALAAKPAALDRTSVTVDVMLHRNVGVKAAAKKIAEAAHVQLDDVVPGTAKVRVTLKMRRLADVAALDEVRSVEKVFPRKLLNNIARGILRVPAATPSNGGEGAGEIIAIADTGFDKGSTTNTHPAFKGRVKKLYALGRPGRKDDPDGHGTHVAGSALGDGVSKSDGPIRGTAPGAKLVLQSVLDSGGNLGGLPDSLDALFGPPYKTDKARIHSNSWGSVGNFGVYDSQANELDTFVYAHRDMLICFAAGNEGSDKDGNGQVDPNSVTPPGTAKNCLTIGACENNRPNEAMTYGEAWPDDFPALPINPDAVANNPEGMVAFSSRGPTNDERIKPDVVAPGSFILSTRSRATKSTGWKPSKDPLYMFEGGTSMATPLVAGCVAVVRAFLRKSQGLKSPSAALLKALIINGARSLAGQYNPSEAGSVANNSQGFGRVDVQAVVGPLAAKEALQFFDEKKKLDAGDREDRTVTIPAGGRRLKVTLVWTDPPGEGLQSDLDLVVVANKQERHGNMPAGSKDFDRRNNVEQVIFENLPAGEAVISVIAHSIAVAPQNYALVIRVS; this comes from the coding sequence ATGGCGCAGATCACGATCAACGGCATCACGATCGATCCTTCGGCTCCGCACGCGGAACGCGCCGCGCTGTCGCTGGATCATGCGAATGCGAAGGAATCCGACTACATCATCGTGCAGACCAACCAGCCGCTCAACGCCGAGCGCAGAGGGCAGCTCGCCAAGGCCGGCGCCGAGATCCTGGAAGCCGTCCCGGGCAGCGCCGTCATCTGTCACTTTCCAGCGGCCGGGCTCGACAAGGTGCGGAAACTGCCGTTCGTGACATGGGCAGACCTCTACCCGGGCATCGTGAAGATCGCGCCGGCACTGCGCAACCTTCACACCCAACCCGGAGGCGTCGCTGCGGCGCGCGCGCTTGCGGCAAAGCCGGCGGCGCTCGACCGCACCAGCGTGACCGTCGACGTCATGCTCCACCGCAATGTCGGCGTGAAGGCCGCTGCAAAGAAGATCGCGGAAGCGGCGCATGTGCAGCTTGACGACGTCGTTCCGGGCACGGCCAAGGTGCGTGTGACGCTGAAGATGCGCCGTCTTGCCGACGTCGCGGCGCTCGACGAGGTGCGCAGCGTCGAGAAGGTCTTTCCACGCAAGCTGCTCAACAACATCGCGCGGGGCATTCTTCGCGTTCCCGCGGCGACGCCGAGCAATGGCGGCGAAGGCGCGGGCGAGATCATCGCGATCGCCGATACCGGTTTCGACAAGGGATCGACCACGAACACGCACCCGGCCTTCAAGGGGCGCGTCAAGAAGCTCTACGCGCTCGGCCGGCCGGGACGCAAAGACGATCCTGATGGTCACGGCACCCATGTCGCGGGTTCTGCCCTCGGCGACGGCGTATCGAAAAGCGACGGCCCGATCCGCGGCACGGCTCCCGGCGCCAAGCTGGTTCTGCAATCCGTGCTCGACAGCGGCGGCAATCTCGGCGGCCTGCCCGACAGCCTCGATGCGCTGTTCGGCCCGCCCTACAAGACGGACAAGGCGCGAATCCATTCCAACTCCTGGGGCAGCGTCGGAAATTTCGGCGTGTACGACTCCCAGGCCAACGAGCTCGACACGTTCGTCTACGCGCACCGCGACATGCTGATCTGCTTCGCCGCCGGAAATGAGGGCAGCGACAAGGATGGCAATGGCCAGGTCGACCCCAACTCCGTTACACCGCCCGGGACCGCCAAGAACTGCCTCACCATCGGCGCCTGCGAGAACAATCGTCCCAACGAGGCCATGACCTATGGCGAGGCGTGGCCGGACGATTTTCCAGCCCTTCCCATCAACCCTGATGCTGTCGCCAACAATCCCGAAGGAATGGTGGCCTTCAGCAGCCGGGGACCCACCAACGACGAACGCATCAAGCCTGACGTCGTGGCGCCGGGATCCTTCATCCTGTCGACGCGCTCCCGCGCCACGAAATCGACGGGATGGAAGCCCTCGAAGGACCCGCTCTACATGTTCGAGGGCGGCACTAGCATGGCGACGCCCCTGGTGGCCGGATGTGTCGCCGTGGTCCGGGCATTCCTAAGGAAAAGCCAGGGACTGAAGTCGCCGAGCGCTGCGCTGCTCAAGGCGCTCATCATCAACGGAGCGCGCAGTCTTGCCGGACAATACAATCCCTCGGAGGCGGGCTCCGTCGCGAACAACAGTCAGGGCTTCGGCCGGGTCGACGTCCAGGCCGTGGTCGGCCCGCTCGCTGCGAAGGAAGCCTTGCAGTTCTTCGACGAGAAGAAAAAGCTGGACGCCGGCGACCGCGAAGACCGCACGGTGACGATACCCGCGGGAGGCCGTCGCCTGAAGGTGACGCTGGTCTGGACCGATCCGCCCGGCGAAGGCCTGCAAAGCGACCTCGATCTCGTCGTGGTGGCCAACAAGCAGGAACGCCATGGCAACATGCCGGCCGGCTCGAAGGACTTCGACCGCCGGAACAATGTCGAGCAGGTCATCTTCGAGAATCTGCCAGCAGGCGAAGCGGTGATATCGGTCATCGCTCATTCCATCGCCGTCGCGCCGCAGAACTACGCCCTCGTCATCAGGGTAAGCTAG
- a CDS encoding sulfate transporter family protein — protein MLDAAVKALSQLISPPMRSILWRSIGLALVLIIVLAIGLQRLLSWFATYGEVWLEGLLGPSWHSSLEVLAWIVSITAGLGVVFGGVFLMPAITSLVASLFVDDVADIVEREHYPAERPGAALPFSQAIYEGVKTALLTIVVYLVALPLVLFAGAGFLIFFVAAAWLLGREYFELAAMRFRSPEEAKAMRRDNAATIFTAGLFIAAFVSIPIVNLATPIFGMAFMVHMHKRLSGPRPELIEPARQMR, from the coding sequence ATGCTCGATGCCGCCGTAAAGGCGCTGTCGCAATTGATCTCGCCGCCGATGCGCTCGATCCTGTGGCGATCGATCGGGCTTGCACTGGTCCTGATCATCGTGCTGGCGATCGGCTTGCAGCGGCTGCTGAGCTGGTTTGCGACCTATGGTGAGGTCTGGCTGGAAGGCCTGCTCGGGCCGAGCTGGCATTCCTCGCTCGAGGTCCTCGCCTGGATCGTCTCGATCACGGCGGGCCTCGGCGTCGTGTTCGGCGGCGTGTTCCTGATGCCTGCGATCACCTCGCTGGTGGCGAGCCTGTTCGTCGACGACGTCGCCGACATCGTCGAGCGCGAGCACTATCCCGCCGAGCGGCCGGGCGCTGCGCTGCCGTTCAGCCAGGCGATCTACGAGGGCGTCAAGACCGCGCTGCTGACGATCGTGGTCTATCTGGTGGCGTTGCCGCTGGTCCTGTTCGCTGGTGCCGGATTCCTGATCTTCTTCGTCGCCGCCGCCTGGCTACTCGGGCGCGAATATTTCGAGCTCGCCGCGATGCGCTTCCGTTCGCCGGAGGAAGCCAAGGCGATGCGGCGCGACAACGCCGCGACCATCTTCACCGCCGGCCTTTTCATTGCGGCCTTCGTCTCGATCCCGATCGTCAATCTGGCGACGCCGATCTTCGGCATGGCGTTCATGGTCCACATGCACAAGCGCCTGTCGGGGCCGCGGCCCGAGCTGATCGAGCCGGCGCGGCAGATGCGGTGA